In a genomic window of Chrysemys picta bellii isolate R12L10 chromosome 1, ASM1138683v2, whole genome shotgun sequence:
- the IGSF11 gene encoding immunoglobulin superfamily member 11 isoform X1, producing MPAEPLSLPGMTPRGSGRWGLWVGPLAALLSLRGLVSPLEVSVSSGSIQVARGQTAILPCTFTTSAALTNLNVIWMVIPLSNANQPEQVILYQGGQIFGGAPQFYGRVGFAGTMPTTSASIFINNTQLSDTGTYQCLVNNLPDRGGRNIGVIGLTVLVPPSAPLCRIQGSLDVGSDITLTCNSEEGIPRPTYLWEKLDNAPRLPPTATQDQVQGTVTLRNISTVSSGLYQCVASNAIGTSTCLLDLQVIAPHPRSVGLIAGAVATGAVVLIVCIVLVAVALVYWKNKHKEEEEEEIPNEIREDDLPPKCSSATKAFHGDASSSENDTLTSSNTYNSRYWNDPKANHATDSFTRFSNNNDVRQPFSRSGSTNARPVYANGGHPSPAPPKTLVVTASTAPSPQEVARSNGSVSRKPRPQHTRSYAVSQATLERIGAVPVMVPAQSRAGSLV from the exons GTCTGGTGAGCCCCCTAGAGGTGTCAGTGAGCTCAGGGAGTATCCAGGTTGCTCGGGGACAGACGGCAATCCTGCCCTGTACCTTCACCACTAGCGCTGCCCTCACTAACCTTAATGTCATCTGGATGGTCATCCCACTCTCCAATGCCAACCAGCCAGAACAG GTTATTCTCTACCAAGGGGGGCAGATCTTTGGTGGTGCACCCCAGTTCTATGGGCGAGTGGGGTTTGCAGGGACAATGCCAACCACCAGTGCCTCCATCTTCATCAACAACACCCAGCTTTCGGACACTGGCACGTACCAGTGTTTGGTCAACAACCTTCCAGACCGAGGTGGCAGGAACATTGGAGTCATTGGACTCACCGTCTTGG TTCCTCCTTCCGCTCCGCTCTGCAGAATTCAGGGGTCCCTGGATGTCGGCAGCGATATTACCCTGACCTGCAACTCAGAAGAAGGCATTCCTCGGCCAACATACCTCTGGGAGAAGTTGGACAATGCTCCCAGGCTACCCCCGACTGCCACGCAAG ACCAAGTCCAGGGCACGGTCACCCTCCGGAATATCAGCACTGTGTCCTCCGGTCTTTACCAGTGCGTGGCTTCTAATGCCATCGGAACCAGCACCTGCCTTCTGGACCTGCAAGTCATTGCAC CTCATCCCCGGAGCGTTGGCCTGATTGCTGGAGCTGTTGCCACGGGTGCAGTTGTGCTCATTGTTTGCATTGTCTTGGTGGCTGTGGCACTGGTTTACTGGAAGAACAAAcacaaggaggaagaagaggaggagattCCCAATGAGATAAG GGAGGACGACCTGCCACCCAAATGCTCTTCGGCCACAAAAGCGTTCCATGGTGATGCATCCTCCTCGGAGAATGACACCCTCACCTCCTCCAACACCTACAACAGCCGCTACTGGAACGACCCCAAAGCCAATCATGCCACAGACTCCTTCACCCGCTTCAGCAATAACAACGACGTGCGCCAGCCCTTCTCCCGCTCCGGGAGCACCAACGCTCGCCCTGTCTATGCCAACGGAGGCCacccatccccagctccacccaagACGCTGGTGGTGACGGCCAGCACGGCACCGTCCCCACAGGAGGTGGCCAGGAGCAATGGCTCAGTCAGCCGCAAGCCAAGGCCTCAGCACACACGCTCCTATGCCGTGAGCCAGGCAACGTTGGAGAGGATAGGGGCTGTGCCTGTCATGGTGCCAGCCCAGAGCCGGGCAGGCTCTCTGGTGTAG
- the IGSF11 gene encoding immunoglobulin superfamily member 11 isoform X2 — protein MVIPLSNANQPEQVILYQGGQIFGGAPQFYGRVGFAGTMPTTSASIFINNTQLSDTGTYQCLVNNLPDRGGRNIGVIGLTVLVPPSAPLCRIQGSLDVGSDITLTCNSEEGIPRPTYLWEKLDNAPRLPPTATQDQVQGTVTLRNISTVSSGLYQCVASNAIGTSTCLLDLQVIAPHPRSVGLIAGAVATGAVVLIVCIVLVAVALVYWKNKHKEEEEEEIPNEIREDDLPPKCSSATKAFHGDASSSENDTLTSSNTYNSRYWNDPKANHATDSFTRFSNNNDVRQPFSRSGSTNARPVYANGGHPSPAPPKTLVVTASTAPSPQEVARSNGSVSRKPRPQHTRSYAVSQATLERIGAVPVMVPAQSRAGSLV, from the exons ATGGTCATCCCACTCTCCAATGCCAACCAGCCAGAACAG GTTATTCTCTACCAAGGGGGGCAGATCTTTGGTGGTGCACCCCAGTTCTATGGGCGAGTGGGGTTTGCAGGGACAATGCCAACCACCAGTGCCTCCATCTTCATCAACAACACCCAGCTTTCGGACACTGGCACGTACCAGTGTTTGGTCAACAACCTTCCAGACCGAGGTGGCAGGAACATTGGAGTCATTGGACTCACCGTCTTGG TTCCTCCTTCCGCTCCGCTCTGCAGAATTCAGGGGTCCCTGGATGTCGGCAGCGATATTACCCTGACCTGCAACTCAGAAGAAGGCATTCCTCGGCCAACATACCTCTGGGAGAAGTTGGACAATGCTCCCAGGCTACCCCCGACTGCCACGCAAG ACCAAGTCCAGGGCACGGTCACCCTCCGGAATATCAGCACTGTGTCCTCCGGTCTTTACCAGTGCGTGGCTTCTAATGCCATCGGAACCAGCACCTGCCTTCTGGACCTGCAAGTCATTGCAC CTCATCCCCGGAGCGTTGGCCTGATTGCTGGAGCTGTTGCCACGGGTGCAGTTGTGCTCATTGTTTGCATTGTCTTGGTGGCTGTGGCACTGGTTTACTGGAAGAACAAAcacaaggaggaagaagaggaggagattCCCAATGAGATAAG GGAGGACGACCTGCCACCCAAATGCTCTTCGGCCACAAAAGCGTTCCATGGTGATGCATCCTCCTCGGAGAATGACACCCTCACCTCCTCCAACACCTACAACAGCCGCTACTGGAACGACCCCAAAGCCAATCATGCCACAGACTCCTTCACCCGCTTCAGCAATAACAACGACGTGCGCCAGCCCTTCTCCCGCTCCGGGAGCACCAACGCTCGCCCTGTCTATGCCAACGGAGGCCacccatccccagctccacccaagACGCTGGTGGTGACGGCCAGCACGGCACCGTCCCCACAGGAGGTGGCCAGGAGCAATGGCTCAGTCAGCCGCAAGCCAAGGCCTCAGCACACACGCTCCTATGCCGTGAGCCAGGCAACGTTGGAGAGGATAGGGGCTGTGCCTGTCATGGTGCCAGCCCAGAGCCGGGCAGGCTCTCTGGTGTAG